A single Longimicrobium sp. DNA region contains:
- the hemQ gene encoding hydrogen peroxide-dependent heme synthase yields the protein MPSQIAPATLEGWYALHQMFSIDWPMGSRAGGFAEQAAELFEQLTAAASGGWSEAVRLVGAGGADFMFIHFRPTLEELAEVQRTIATSEVGRAMTLTFEYLSVTEAGLYHATAEAAKAADPGSEEFRAKIAEASAAEAASAHVRSRLYPEVPEGMRYVSFYPMTKRRAVEQNWYALDVRERSRLMREHGMTGRRYAGRIFQVITGSVGLDDWEWGVTLFARDPLDFKRIVTEMRYDEASAVYGEFGRFFTGIRFAPREWGAMLGAA from the coding sequence ATGCCGTCCCAGATCGCGCCGGCCACGCTGGAAGGGTGGTACGCGTTGCACCAGATGTTCTCCATCGACTGGCCGATGGGCTCCCGCGCCGGGGGCTTCGCGGAGCAGGCCGCCGAGCTGTTCGAGCAGCTGACTGCCGCCGCCTCGGGCGGGTGGAGCGAGGCCGTCCGCCTGGTGGGGGCCGGCGGCGCAGACTTCATGTTCATCCACTTCCGCCCCACGCTCGAGGAGCTGGCCGAGGTGCAGCGCACCATCGCCACGTCGGAGGTGGGAAGGGCGATGACGCTCACCTTCGAGTACCTCTCCGTTACCGAGGCGGGGCTGTACCACGCCACCGCCGAGGCGGCGAAGGCGGCCGACCCGGGCTCGGAGGAGTTCCGCGCCAAGATCGCCGAGGCGTCGGCCGCGGAAGCCGCGTCGGCGCACGTGCGGAGCCGGCTGTACCCCGAGGTGCCGGAGGGGATGCGCTACGTGTCGTTCTACCCCATGACCAAGCGCCGCGCGGTGGAGCAGAACTGGTACGCGCTGGACGTGCGCGAGCGCAGCCGATTGATGCGCGAGCACGGGATGACGGGGCGGCGCTACGCCGGGCGCATCTTCCAGGTGATCACCGGCAGCGTGGGGCTGGACGACTGGGAATGGGGCGTGACCCTCTTCGCCCGCGACCCGCTGGACTTCAAGCGCATCGTCACCGAGATGCGCTACGACGAGGCCAGCGCCGTGTACGGCGAATTCGGACGTTTCTTCACCGGCATCCGATTTGCTCCCCGGGAGTGGGGCGCCATGCTCGGCGCGGCCTGA
- a CDS encoding lipid A deacylase LpxR family protein: protein MNGISPLRGPGRAVLAFVLALAAAPAPAQVRATRLALDNDAYDFWIPAATRPDWDYTNGIEMSVELAGGPLWARRVAPHAPRCAGAGPPDTACAATTLAFGQKLYTPRQDGPDPVPGERPYAGWLYLSATGRVATTARQRSIGVEVGVTGPPSLGKAVHMGWHRIAGFRPPQGWDNQLRFEPGVILRYDESLLAALRAGDVRVATLEPEWGADAGNVHVGAHAGVALRAGYAVPHPWSRAADAGAGPVSIYALAGVREDAVARDLFLDGHGGSPRVRREPFVWQRELGAGAHVAGVTLEYRATTQARQYRTASGPHTWSSFELTYRVR, encoded by the coding sequence ATGAACGGCATCTCCCCGCTGCGCGGCCCCGGGCGCGCGGTGCTCGCGTTCGTGCTGGCGCTGGCCGCCGCGCCCGCCCCGGCGCAGGTGCGCGCCACCCGGCTGGCGCTGGACAACGACGCGTACGACTTCTGGATCCCCGCCGCCACGCGGCCGGACTGGGACTACACCAACGGCATCGAGATGTCGGTGGAGCTCGCGGGCGGGCCGCTCTGGGCGCGCAGGGTGGCCCCGCACGCCCCGCGCTGCGCCGGCGCCGGGCCGCCCGACACGGCGTGCGCCGCCACGACCCTCGCCTTCGGCCAGAAGCTCTATACCCCGCGCCAGGACGGCCCCGACCCGGTCCCCGGCGAGCGCCCGTACGCGGGCTGGCTCTACCTCTCGGCGACGGGCCGCGTCGCCACGACGGCGAGGCAGCGGTCGATCGGGGTGGAGGTGGGCGTCACCGGCCCACCGTCGCTCGGCAAGGCCGTCCACATGGGATGGCACCGCATCGCCGGGTTCCGCCCGCCGCAGGGGTGGGACAACCAGCTCCGCTTCGAGCCCGGCGTCATCCTCCGCTACGACGAGAGCCTCCTCGCCGCCTTGCGCGCGGGCGATGTCCGCGTGGCCACGCTGGAGCCGGAGTGGGGCGCGGACGCGGGGAACGTGCACGTGGGCGCGCACGCGGGCGTGGCGCTGCGCGCGGGGTACGCGGTGCCGCACCCGTGGAGCCGCGCGGCCGATGCCGGAGCGGGCCCGGTCTCCATCTACGCCCTTGCCGGCGTGCGCGAGGACGCCGTGGCCCGCGACCTGTTCCTGGACGGCCACGGCGGCAGCCCCCGCGTGCGGCGCGAGCCGTTCGTCTGGCAGCGCGAGCTGGGAGCAGGCGCGCACGTGGCCGGCGTCACGCTGGAGTACCGCGCCACCACGCAGGCCCGCCAGTACCGCACCGCCTCCGGCCCCCACACCTGGAGCAGCTTCGAGCTGACCTACCGGGTGCGGTAG
- a CDS encoding GRAS family protein has product MDPRKYATLLAVVQESAAGRDGNARALLDRAIGDHLEAGARAEDLHFYLFARALTRRLASGLAEEINLYLRQFQDTQISLFNLLARHLPTVALTAPLANELLARFVGGHDEVTLLDIGIGSGHQEVAMLRRLGQQGRLPKRLNVIAIEPDAGSLIEAQMALFEVSVELGIELEFVPMHKVVEDMSEADWSEVSAFECPLVVNASFAAHHIQCTEGDTLRDRIFARLRELDPDAVVLAEPSSNHHAADFVERFNAAWHHFGITFKLIDQLDVTPEEAGAMKMFFAREIEDIVANGEQTRCERHEPVESWVARLRRAGFTPYADFGFARETRHDLVRVAAHEGYVGLDYADETLVAVICATSGVPAANRPRRVRRFAGLQAVGG; this is encoded by the coding sequence ATGGATCCTCGCAAGTACGCCACCCTGCTCGCGGTCGTCCAGGAGAGCGCCGCAGGCCGCGACGGAAACGCCCGCGCGCTGCTGGACCGCGCCATCGGCGACCACCTGGAGGCGGGCGCCCGCGCGGAGGACCTGCACTTCTACCTGTTCGCCCGCGCGCTGACCAGGCGGCTGGCTTCGGGGCTGGCGGAGGAGATCAACCTGTACCTCCGCCAGTTCCAGGATACGCAGATCTCGCTGTTCAACCTGCTCGCGCGGCACCTGCCCACGGTGGCGCTCACGGCGCCGCTGGCCAACGAGCTGCTGGCGCGCTTCGTGGGCGGCCACGACGAGGTCACGCTGCTGGACATCGGCATCGGCTCGGGGCACCAGGAGGTGGCCATGCTCCGCCGTCTGGGCCAACAGGGCCGCCTGCCGAAGCGGCTGAACGTGATCGCCATCGAGCCCGACGCGGGAAGCCTGATCGAGGCGCAGATGGCGCTGTTCGAGGTGTCGGTGGAGCTGGGGATCGAGCTGGAGTTCGTGCCGATGCACAAGGTGGTGGAGGACATGAGCGAAGCCGACTGGAGCGAGGTGTCGGCGTTCGAGTGCCCGCTGGTGGTGAACGCCTCGTTCGCCGCGCACCACATCCAGTGCACCGAGGGCGACACCCTGCGCGACCGCATCTTCGCGCGCCTCCGCGAGCTGGACCCCGATGCGGTGGTGCTGGCCGAGCCCAGCTCCAACCACCACGCCGCCGACTTCGTGGAGCGCTTCAACGCGGCGTGGCACCACTTCGGAATCACCTTCAAGCTGATCGACCAGCTGGACGTGACGCCCGAGGAGGCCGGGGCCATGAAGATGTTCTTCGCCCGCGAGATCGAGGACATCGTGGCGAACGGCGAGCAGACGCGCTGCGAGCGCCACGAGCCGGTGGAGAGCTGGGTGGCGCGGCTGCGCCGGGCCGGCTTCACCCCGTACGCCGACTTCGGGTTCGCGCGCGAGACGCGGCACGACCTGGTGCGCGTGGCGGCGCACGAGGGGTACGTGGGGCTGGACTACGCCGACGAGACGCTGGTGGCGGTGATCTGCGCCACCTCGGGCGTGCCCGCCGCCAACCGCCCGCGCCGCGTGCGCCGGTTCGCCGGACTGCAGGCCGTGGGCGGCTGA
- a CDS encoding 1,2-phenylacetyl-CoA epoxidase subunit PaaC, giving the protein MTDTLATAAAYEKADQLPDDVRAPLRELILALADSKRVLGLRYSDRMLGSPTLEAGIAASSMAQDEWGHARLTYALLGDFGDDPKALEHERDAAEYRSMNALDAELDGWHGMTAAGLLLDMALTAQYAALAESRYTPLRNRVQKLLDEEKFHFQYAASWARRIAQVPELRAGLAAALERALPQALQWLGRDEAPGARRMVDEGVVRDLPSDRRARFLARVAPVLEEIGLADPLGVSRDAGEWTYTGRLDWAGWDDATRRAGGSLDEVTAARARGDKNRALLMD; this is encoded by the coding sequence ATGACCGACACGCTGGCCACCGCCGCCGCGTACGAGAAGGCCGACCAGCTTCCCGACGACGTCCGCGCGCCGCTGCGCGAGCTGATCCTGGCGCTGGCCGACAGCAAGCGCGTCCTGGGACTGCGCTACAGCGACCGCATGCTGGGCTCGCCCACCCTCGAGGCGGGGATCGCCGCCTCGTCGATGGCGCAGGACGAGTGGGGGCACGCGCGGCTGACCTACGCGCTGCTGGGCGACTTCGGCGACGACCCCAAGGCGCTGGAGCACGAGCGCGACGCCGCCGAGTACCGCAGCATGAACGCGCTGGACGCGGAGCTGGACGGGTGGCACGGGATGACGGCCGCCGGGCTGCTGCTGGACATGGCGCTGACCGCGCAGTACGCGGCGCTGGCCGAGAGCCGCTACACGCCGCTGCGCAACCGCGTGCAGAAGCTGCTGGACGAGGAGAAGTTCCACTTCCAGTACGCCGCCAGCTGGGCGCGCCGCATCGCGCAGGTGCCGGAGCTGCGCGCCGGGCTGGCGGCCGCGCTGGAGCGGGCGCTGCCGCAGGCGCTGCAGTGGCTGGGGCGCGACGAGGCGCCGGGCGCGCGGCGGATGGTGGACGAGGGCGTGGTCCGCGACCTGCCCTCGGACCGGCGCGCGCGCTTCCTGGCGCGCGTGGCCCCCGTGCTGGAGGAGATCGGCCTGGCGGACCCGCTGGGCGTGAGCCGCGACGCGGGGGAGTGGACGTACACCGGTCGGCTGGACTGGGCGGGGTGGGACGACGCCACGCGCCGCGCCGGCGGCTCGCTGGACGAGGTGACGGCTGCCCGCGCGCGCGGGGACAAGAACCGCGCGCTGCTGATGGACTGA
- a CDS encoding metal-sulfur cluster assembly factor has product MAACASAPARFGADAEGGTALLEAPSAHPVPFGERTGPLWDALREVMDPEIPISLVDLGLIYDVRQEGTSVEVDLTFTATACPCMAFIHFDIQDRLQQVPGVDEVTVNEVWTPAWTKARITPEGRATLRTFGVSM; this is encoded by the coding sequence ATGGCCGCCTGCGCTTCGGCACCGGCGCGCTTCGGGGCGGACGCGGAGGGGGGGACCGCGCTGCTGGAGGCGCCGTCCGCCCATCCCGTCCCCTTCGGCGAGCGCACCGGCCCGCTGTGGGACGCGCTGCGCGAGGTGATGGACCCCGAGATCCCCATCTCCCTCGTCGACCTGGGCCTAATCTACGACGTGCGCCAGGAGGGAACGTCGGTCGAGGTCGATCTCACCTTCACCGCGACGGCGTGCCCGTGCATGGCCTTCATCCACTTCGACATCCAGGACCGCCTGCAGCAGGTGCCGGGGGTCGACGAGGTGACGGTGAACGAGGTCTGGACCCCGGCGTGGACCAAGGCGCGCATCACCCCGGAGGGCCGCGCTACGCTGCGCACCTTCGGCGTATCGATGTGA
- a CDS encoding Phenylacetic acid catabolic protein, with the protein MARYTDEELKEKVHNGFIVEYPDEMTEGYKSALIVQLLVQADTELISAPAYFGAAKDAPSTNTMVSATAIIQDELAHANIAYRLLEDLGLDKEQLVYGREPHEFKHPYGFDHPLDNWAELVVANGLYDRAGITLLGDVFKNTSYGPLKRALVKVDQEETFHLRHGEMWMKRLAKAGGEAKAQIQRAVDWMFPMAVEWFGLPDDMKRHSGQLEYKLKGMTNDELRQTWMKSTVPLCEGIGVSVPAHWSDDEQKFVLDYPFPCEYDEDEKRWLFDEGEISWSKVFERWKGRGPANKKFVEAIQEGRGFRHQLEMAA; encoded by the coding sequence ATGGCCCGCTACACCGATGAAGAGCTGAAGGAAAAGGTCCACAACGGCTTCATCGTCGAATACCCCGACGAGATGACCGAGGGATACAAGAGCGCGCTGATCGTGCAGCTGCTGGTGCAGGCCGACACCGAGCTCATCTCGGCCCCGGCCTACTTCGGCGCCGCGAAGGACGCGCCGTCGACGAACACGATGGTCTCGGCCACCGCCATCATCCAGGACGAGCTGGCGCACGCCAACATCGCCTACCGGCTGCTGGAAGACCTGGGGCTGGACAAGGAGCAGCTCGTGTACGGCCGCGAGCCGCACGAGTTCAAGCACCCCTACGGCTTCGACCATCCGCTGGACAACTGGGCGGAGCTGGTGGTGGCCAACGGCCTGTACGACCGCGCCGGCATCACCCTGCTGGGCGACGTGTTCAAGAACACCAGCTACGGCCCGCTGAAGCGCGCGCTGGTGAAGGTGGACCAGGAAGAGACCTTCCATCTGCGCCACGGCGAGATGTGGATGAAGCGCCTCGCCAAGGCCGGCGGCGAGGCCAAGGCGCAGATCCAGCGCGCGGTGGACTGGATGTTCCCCATGGCGGTCGAGTGGTTCGGGCTGCCCGACGACATGAAGCGCCATTCCGGCCAGCTGGAGTACAAGCTGAAGGGGATGACCAACGACGAGCTGCGCCAGACGTGGATGAAGTCCACGGTGCCGCTCTGCGAGGGGATCGGCGTGAGCGTGCCCGCGCACTGGAGCGACGACGAGCAGAAGTTCGTGCTCGACTACCCGTTCCCCTGCGAGTACGACGAGGACGAGAAGCGCTGGCTCTTCGACGAGGGCGAGATCAGCTGGAGCAAGGTCTTCGAGCGCTGGAAGGGACGCGGGCCGGCGAACAAGAAGTTCGTCGAGGCCATCCAGGAGGGCCGCGGCTTCCGGCACCAGCTGGAGATGGCCGCCTGA
- a CDS encoding DUF4365 domain-containing protein, whose amino-acid sequence MASTRSRRITARFRYYSPSLPNFMRPGIPNVPATLWIERAGIISVAAEVNRLGLIWREQPSPDVGIDGQIEMVDDQGRATGRIVAVQVKSGASYLLRSSEDDWLFSPDEKHRFYWEVFPVPVLLMLHSPLDGLTYWVDARQSLRSSKLRDSRPIAVPRTNVLQRASASDLFYTAGGGGRDFLGIPDVLKLLCATSTHSRSFPISYFDLFANGLTNNANSVYYGMDLVMEVVEARLPEGENWITFGSDEHDFLFGYLRLLVEQHLADVDISNCLVDWHEREKQPTTIAPLTSRGRELVRLIYERQRKFEQAGRLEVPEYLGVAQEDFVRMAFRSAHYSRIPLIAAFQELVLEDMGYGAT is encoded by the coding sequence ATGGCATCGACACGATCGAGACGGATTACAGCAAGGTTTAGATATTATTCCCCCAGCCTTCCTAACTTCATGCGTCCGGGTATACCCAATGTCCCAGCGACGCTCTGGATCGAGCGCGCCGGTATAATCAGTGTTGCCGCCGAGGTGAATCGGCTCGGCTTGATCTGGCGAGAGCAACCGTCCCCCGATGTGGGAATCGATGGGCAAATCGAGATGGTCGATGACCAAGGCCGTGCGACCGGCAGGATCGTCGCCGTCCAGGTGAAGAGCGGCGCTTCGTATCTTCTGAGAAGCAGCGAGGATGATTGGCTGTTTTCTCCTGATGAAAAGCATCGTTTCTACTGGGAGGTATTTCCCGTCCCTGTGCTCCTGATGCTGCACTCACCGCTGGACGGACTCACCTACTGGGTCGATGCACGTCAAAGCCTACGCAGTTCGAAGTTAAGGGATTCCAGACCTATAGCGGTTCCGCGAACTAACGTACTTCAGCGCGCAAGCGCATCAGACCTGTTCTACACAGCAGGTGGAGGCGGCCGCGATTTCCTGGGAATCCCAGATGTGCTGAAGCTGCTGTGCGCCACTTCGACCCATTCCAGATCCTTCCCGATAAGCTATTTCGATCTGTTCGCGAATGGCCTGACAAATAACGCGAACTCCGTGTATTACGGGATGGATCTCGTGATGGAGGTGGTGGAAGCGCGGCTACCAGAAGGTGAGAACTGGATAACTTTTGGGTCAGACGAGCACGATTTCCTCTTTGGGTATCTCCGTTTGCTGGTCGAGCAGCACCTGGCTGATGTCGACATCTCAAACTGCTTGGTCGATTGGCATGAACGCGAAAAGCAACCTACGACAATTGCACCACTTACCTCACGTGGCCGGGAATTGGTGCGATTAATCTATGAGCGCCAACGAAAGTTCGAGCAGGCTGGGCGATTGGAGGTGCCTGAATACCTGGGAGTCGCTCAGGAGGATTTTGTACGAATGGCATTCAGGTCGGCTCATTACTCTCGAATCCCGCTGATCGCCGCGTTTCAGGAACTGGTTCTCGAAGACATGGGTTACGGTGCCACGTAG
- the thyX gene encoding FAD-dependent thymidylate synthase codes for MQIIRQPRVTVIARQQFTPPPHISWQSDSDVAGEALAEFAGRLCYLSFGENAGLEGGHKTIPGRTTNQAYLANILNTKHGSVLEHAVWSFLFEGVSRSLTHELIRHRAGMGYSQLSQRYVDESAIGFVLPPEIEEGTTEFETWRQACENSLTSYRELLAEVTEKVGEAGPATMRKKRARQAARSVLPNSAETKIVATGNARALRHFCEMRGAGNADLEIRRLAGAVLRTLHQEAPNIFGDMRLVPSPDGIDTIETDYSKV; via the coding sequence ATGCAGATCATCCGCCAGCCGCGCGTCACCGTCATCGCCCGCCAGCAGTTCACCCCGCCGCCGCACATCAGCTGGCAGAGCGACAGCGACGTGGCCGGCGAGGCGCTGGCCGAGTTCGCGGGCCGCCTGTGCTACCTCAGCTTCGGCGAGAACGCGGGGCTGGAGGGCGGCCACAAGACGATTCCCGGCCGCACCACGAACCAGGCCTATCTCGCGAACATCCTCAACACGAAGCACGGCTCGGTGCTGGAGCACGCCGTGTGGAGCTTCCTGTTTGAAGGGGTCAGCCGCTCGCTTACCCACGAGCTCATCCGCCACAGAGCCGGCATGGGATACAGCCAGCTAAGTCAGAGGTATGTCGATGAGTCTGCGATCGGCTTCGTGCTCCCGCCGGAGATCGAGGAGGGCACGACCGAGTTCGAGACGTGGCGTCAGGCGTGCGAGAACTCGCTGACGTCGTATCGCGAGTTGCTGGCGGAGGTCACGGAGAAAGTGGGCGAGGCGGGACCCGCGACAATGCGGAAGAAGCGGGCTCGGCAGGCGGCGAGATCCGTTCTCCCGAACTCAGCCGAAACGAAAATCGTGGCGACTGGGAACGCGCGGGCACTGCGTCACTTCTGCGAGATGCGCGGCGCCGGCAATGCGGACCTGGAGATCCGCCGACTGGCAGGTGCCGTCCTGCGTACGCTCCATCAGGAAGCGCCAAACATCTTTGGTGACATGAGGTTGGTTCCAAGTCCGGATGGCATCGACACGATCGAGACGGATTACAGCAAGGTTTAG
- a CDS encoding class I SAM-dependent methyltransferase produces MGTAIVMAAVCLVEAGWMVWGSRVGKLRLRDRVLDALALRGGEAVLDVGCGRGLLLVGAARRLPSGRAVGVDLWQAKDLSGNAAERTLANARAEGVADRVEVHTGDMRMMPFADASFNAAVSNLAIHNISGAEGRAAAVAEIARVVKPGGRVAISDFAGTALYARTLRRLGWSEVRRSAPSPLIFPPVRIVTARKPG; encoded by the coding sequence GTGGGGACGGCCATCGTGATGGCCGCCGTCTGCCTGGTCGAGGCGGGGTGGATGGTGTGGGGGAGCCGCGTGGGGAAGCTGCGGCTGCGCGACCGCGTGCTCGACGCGCTGGCGCTGCGGGGCGGCGAGGCGGTGCTGGACGTGGGGTGCGGGCGCGGGCTGCTGCTGGTCGGCGCGGCGCGGCGGCTGCCAAGCGGGCGGGCGGTGGGCGTGGACCTGTGGCAGGCCAAGGACCTGAGCGGCAACGCGGCGGAGCGGACGCTGGCGAACGCGCGCGCCGAGGGCGTGGCCGACCGCGTGGAGGTGCACACCGGCGACATGCGGATGATGCCGTTCGCCGATGCCAGCTTCAACGCGGCGGTGTCGAACCTCGCGATCCACAACATCTCCGGCGCGGAAGGGCGCGCGGCGGCGGTCGCCGAGATCGCGCGCGTGGTGAAGCCCGGCGGCCGCGTGGCGATCTCCGACTTCGCGGGGACGGCGCTGTACGCGCGGACGCTGCGGCGGCTCGGCTGGAGCGAGGTGCGCCGCTCGGCGCCGAGCCCCCTCATCTTCCCGCCCGTCCGCATCGTCACGGCACGGAAGCCGGGGTGA
- a CDS encoding cobalamin-binding protein, with amino-acid sequence MRIASLLSSATEIVYELGLEDRLVAISHECDWPPEALGLPRLSRVRFDPAGLTSGEIDAEVRRCMLEFGSVYEIDARALADSRPDLILTQAVCEVCAVPTPSVHEAVARLSDPPRVLSLDAHTLEEIVASVAQVADAAGEPARGEETTARLRARISRVREAVADRPRPRVLALEWLEPPFAPGHWIPEMIEAAGGESLIGAAGGHSVEIPWADVEGMDPDRLLLVPCGYALEQAREDADRARGRLHALAPRAVAGGDAAVGHSAYFSRSGPRVVAGIEALAAWLHPDAFPGGADEAILARWS; translated from the coding sequence TTGCGGATCGCGTCGCTGCTGTCGAGCGCAACGGAGATCGTGTACGAGCTGGGGCTCGAGGACCGCCTGGTGGCCATCTCGCACGAGTGCGACTGGCCGCCGGAGGCGCTCGGCCTGCCGCGCCTCAGCCGCGTGCGCTTCGACCCGGCGGGACTCACCAGCGGCGAGATCGACGCCGAGGTGCGGCGGTGCATGCTGGAGTTCGGCAGCGTGTACGAGATCGACGCGCGCGCCCTGGCCGATTCGCGCCCGGACCTGATCCTCACTCAGGCGGTCTGCGAGGTGTGCGCCGTCCCCACGCCGTCGGTGCACGAGGCGGTGGCGCGGCTGAGCGATCCGCCGCGCGTCCTTTCGCTCGACGCGCACACGCTGGAGGAGATCGTCGCCTCGGTCGCGCAGGTGGCGGACGCGGCCGGCGAGCCCGCGCGGGGGGAGGAGACGACGGCCCGCCTCCGCGCCCGCATCTCCCGCGTCCGCGAGGCCGTCGCGGATCGCCCGCGGCCGCGCGTGCTGGCGCTGGAGTGGCTGGAGCCGCCGTTCGCGCCGGGCCACTGGATCCCCGAGATGATAGAGGCCGCCGGCGGCGAGTCGCTCATCGGCGCAGCCGGCGGCCACTCCGTCGAGATCCCGTGGGCGGACGTCGAGGGGATGGATCCCGATCGTCTTCTCCTGGTCCCCTGCGGCTACGCGCTGGAGCAGGCGCGCGAGGACGCGGACCGCGCGCGCGGCCGCCTGCACGCGCTCGCCCCGCGCGCCGTCGCGGGCGGGGACGCGGCGGTCGGCCACAGCGCGTACTTCAGCCGCTCCGGCCCGCGCGTGGTGGCCGGGATCGAGGCGCTGGCCGCCTGGCTGCACCCGGACGCCTTCCCCGGCGGCGCGGACGAAGCCATCCTCGCGCGCTGGAGCTGA
- a CDS encoding SPW repeat domain-containing protein yields the protein MRLPTRTHGVLDYTVGALMIALPFILRFGPGPQTWIFVALGGAAIAYSLFTDYELGAVKRLQMPVHLWLDGISGVLLAVSPWLLGFDTEVWIPHVALGALEIAVAVITDTVPGYDRRRA from the coding sequence ATGCGTCTTCCCACACGCACCCATGGCGTGCTGGACTACACGGTGGGCGCGCTGATGATCGCGCTGCCGTTCATCCTGCGCTTCGGGCCCGGCCCGCAGACGTGGATCTTCGTGGCGCTGGGCGGCGCGGCCATCGCCTACTCGCTCTTCACCGACTACGAGCTGGGCGCGGTGAAGCGGCTGCAGATGCCGGTGCACCTGTGGCTCGACGGCATCTCGGGGGTGCTGCTGGCGGTGAGCCCCTGGCTGCTGGGCTTCGATACCGAGGTGTGGATTCCGCACGTGGCGCTGGGCGCGCTGGAGATCGCCGTGGCCGTGATCACCGACACCGTACCGGGCTATGACCGACGCAGAGCCTGA